In Candidatus Binatus sp., the sequence GGTTCCAGTTGATGTAATCATCGTCGGCGCAGGGTCGGCGGGCGCGGAGTCGGCGGCAGTTCGGCGATCAACGGTCAAATCGCGATCCGCGGGATGCTCGACGATTTCGATATTTGGGCGCGCCAGGGATGCGCCGGATGGTCGGGCGAAGAAGTGCTGCCGTACTTTATCAAGCTGGAGAACGATCTCGATTTCGGCGGCCAGCCGTATCACGGAAATCGGGGACCGATTCCGGTGTGGCGCGCGCCGCAGGAGAATTGGGGCGGCGTCGATCGCGCATTGCACGACGTCTGCCTCGATAAAGGCTACGGCTGGTGCGAGGATCACAACGCGCCGACCGGCACCGGCGTTTCTCCCTACGCGATGAATCGTCAACCTGCCGGATGGGTCCGGCGCCGGACGCGCGCTCGGTGGTCGATCCGGATTGCCGCGTCAAAGGTGTGGAGCGGCTACGCGTGATCGATTGCTCGATCATGCCGGAGATCGTTCGCGCCAATACGCATCTGAGCACGGTGATGATCGCAGAGATGATGGCGGATCGAATCCGCGGCAAGCGCGCTGCCTGATAAGCGATCGCTACTCGCGGATAACGATCGTCCTAGCGCGAGGCTTTGCCGAGCCGCCTGGCTGTAGAAAAGCCAGGGCGCTTATCGCCCGAATCGCGCAGACCCATTAGATGCAGCTCCAGGATTTCGCGCAGCGAGGGA encodes:
- a CDS encoding GMC oxidoreductase — translated: MGPAPDARSVVDPDCRVKGVERLRVIDCSIMPEIVRANTHLSTVMIAEMMADRIRGKRAA